In Coraliomargarita parva, the genomic stretch TCATCGAGGCAGAAGAGATGACACCACAAGCCCTTCAGAAGATATGGAGCTTCGAAGAAACAACCACCCATTATGTCATCTATGACCGGATTCGGGAAAGCATCAAAGATGCGATGTTAAGAGGCATCGAAAAGATCGAGATCATCGACTTCAGCATTCCCGAAGGCACTCCGAAGAATCAATTGGACGGAGTCAGCTACGATTACAGGCCGACACCAAGCAAGTTGCTCTCGGTAACCTATGTAAAACGAATGGAGGGAACGCCGTTCAAATGGTCGTGGCCGCTAGGCGAAATCGACGGCAAGCTTTACTTGGTGGAACTCTCCCCACGAGCTTCCCCGACTCAGCCATAATCGGCACAACGTTCCCTCGCTCTGGCACGATGAAAGAAAAGCTAAAGAATTGGATCATTCTCATCCAGACCCTGACACTCTTAGGCTATATCATTTATGTTCCAAGCATACAGCACCGGAACAAGATCGATGCAGAGACAACTGAAGGCCCGGAAAAGCCACAGACTATGAATCTCAGCTTGAGCCCGATCGACCCGACTTGGCCTGCCCAATACAGGCACATCCAGCGGTCGAGATATGAAAACACCCGCAACTATGCAGTTGATCGATTTATTGAACTTAAAGAAATAGCGATCCCGGATGGCAATTACCTGCTGATTGCGAATCAACCATGGGGCATCGTCACCTCACTGGTTTTGATCAATCTAGACGAGAAAACGGCTCTCGGAATCAACACAGAGACCTCGACAGAAACGATTAGTAGAGTGGATGCGGAATTTCTCATCGAGCTCTTATCCTCCGATCTGATGCAAACTTTTCCAGCCAGCAGCGGTAAAGCCGGATTCGATGGCAGATCCATCGTGGTTTACTTCAAGTGCGGCACAAACGAACGAGCCATTTCACACTGGAGTCCTGAATCCATTGGCATTCGATTATTCGAAACGATCCTGAATCGATACACCGGCAAAGTTAAGGTTCTGTAACTCAGGAGTTGGACAGCCGCTCAAAACTTTCAACAATCCAATCAATGAACCGGAGAATCACGCTAGTCATACTCTTTGCAATCACATGTAGTCAACTCGTAGCGGGAACAGCCGGCGACGAGTTCAAACAACGATTTGAATCTTTCATTCAAAACAGAAGCGTCTCCACAGAAGCCTTGAACTCGATCTGGCTTTACGAGGACATGCCCACCAAAGAGCTACTCAGCACCAAGGGCAGCTTGGAGAGCACTATATCCCGAGGAGACTCACTAGCATCGAAATTGTCGATATTTACCCGATGATGTTAGATCGACTCAGCAAGCCAGTGGAAATCGAAGGAACCACTTACGTCATCAATTTAGAGCCAAAAAAAATGGCGGAGATCAAATTCGAGGAAAAGATCGAAGGAGGCTCAGCAGGATGGCAAACTTTACATGATCGGCCTCCGCAAGCTGGACCCAACCAATTGAGGCAGTAGCATCTCAAATCACCATGAGCGACGATACAGACTACCGTCATGAATTCCTCAGCCGGGCCTCTGAGCTTGGATGGGAAATTATTTTCGAAGACAACGAAGGCTTACAATTGAAGCGTAAGAAAACCTATGTCGCTGAGTTTGCCTACATCGGATTGATCTTCAACCTCGTCGCGCTCTGCGCTTATTTGACGACTGGTTCACTCGGCCGCTTCACGGCGGGTTTACTAGGGCTCGGCGTGCTGCTCTGGTGCTTTGGCTTTATGGACTACCTCCGCAAGTCCGATGCGATCATCTATGTCAAGCGAAGCGAACTGATGGGCATCGAACATGCCCCGAAGCTCAAGTCCCTACTCGAAAGCTGATCAGGAAGCAGGCAAAGGCACCACGTTTCCACAAGAGCCCGCCTGTGCCAATTCATCGAGGTTCGCCAGCGTAGTCGCTGCGATTTGACTCAGCGCATTGTCGGTAAAGAAAGCCTGGTGTCCGGTAATGAGCACATTGACAAAGTGATCAGCATCGACCGCGATTTCTACATATACCGGAAAAACAACAAGCAGGCCCTGGACAACCTCTATGCCGGATAAAGGGACCAAAGCTTGAATTCCTTCTGCTCCTTTCAGGCTGATTTGGCTGATAAGTAAAACTGAACACCCGCTTTTCGTCTGATTAGAGGTTGGACGCCGTCGATTCCCTGCGCTTCATGTTTGCGCTTCAGCGGTAAAGCGCTCAAAAAGCCACGCTCCGCAATTTTCGTTCAACCTAAACCAGAAAACATCATGGCTGAAACCAAACCCGTTCAAAAAGTTGCCATCCTCACGGCAGGCGGCCTCGCCCCTTGCCTCTCGTCCGCTATCGGCGGACTGATCGAGCGCTACACAGAGCTCCATCCGGACATCGAGATCATCTGCTACCGCGGCGGCTACAAGGGCCTGCTGCAGGGTGACAGCATCAAGGTCACAGCCGAGATCCGCGCCAATGCGGCCACGCTGCACAAGCACGGGGGCTCTCCCATCGGCAATAGCCGGGTCAAGCTGACCAATGTGAAGGACTGCGTGAAGCGCGGTCTGGTCAAAGAAGGTGAAAACCCGCTAACCGTTGCAGCAAACCAGCTGACTAAGGACGGTGTCGACGTGCTCCACACGATCGGCGGGGACGACACCAACACCACAGCAGCCGATCTCGCGGCCTATCTGGCCGAGAATGACTACGCGCTGACCGTGGTCGGCCTGCCCAAGACGATCGACAACGACGTCTTCCCCATCGCCCAAAGCCTGGGCGCTTGGACCGCAGCCGAAGAAGGTGCCAAGTATTTCGAAAACGTGGTCGCCGAGCACAATGCCAACCCGCGCATGCTCATTATCCACGAAGTCATGGGGCGTAACTGCGGCTGGCTGACCGCCGCCACCGCCAAGGCCTACCGCGACCGCCTCGACGCCCTCGATTGGGCCGACGGAGTGGGTCTGACCGCCATGCGCAAGGATGTGCACGCCATCTTCATTCCGGAAATGGATGTCGACATCAAGGCCGAGGCCGCACGCCTCAAGGCCGTCATGGACGAGCATGACAACGTCAATATCTTCATCTCCGAGGGTGCCGGCGTCGAAACCATCATCAAGGAAATGGAAGCCGCCGGCGAAGAAGTGCCGCGCGATGCTTTCGGCCACGTCAAGCTCGACGCGGTCAACCCCGGCAAGTGGTTCGGCGAGCAATTCGCCGCCATGCTCGACGCCGAGAAGGTGCTCGTGCAAAAGAGCGGTTACTTCGCCCGTGCCGCCGCCGCCAACGCCGACGACCTGCGCCTGATCAAGAGCTGCACCGACCTCGCCGTCGACTGCGCCATCGCCCGCGACAGCGGCGTGATCGGCCACGACGAGGACAATCGCGGCATCCTGCGCGCGATCGAATTCCCGCGCATCGCCGGGGGCAAGCCCTTCAATATCGACACGCCCTGGTTCGAGGAACTGCTCGAGGCCATCGGCCAGCCCAAGGGTGCCAATATCGCCAAGGCCGGCCACTAAGCCGGACGAGACGACTCCTTACTTTCAGCCGGAACCTCTCGCGGGTTCCGGCTTTTTTCTGAAATCTGAATAGTTTCAGCCATTTCGGGTCGATACAGCTTCCCATTTCCGAAGCGGCCACTTAGTAGTGCCACTTTGAACATGCACTCACAGTCTGCACTTCAGCGTATTTTCGGCCCTGCCTCACAGGCCTTCAAGACCTATTGGGCGGCCATCCTTGCTTTCCAGCTGATGGCTTTGGCGGTCGTCCTGTGCTATTACTGGGTGGACGGCAGCGCTGAGATCTTTGCTAGAATCGCAGAGTTCAAGCAGGGCGCCGGTCTCGTTTTCGCCGCAATCAGCACGCTGTTCAGCGGTGGCGTCATTCCTGAAATCTTCAAATTCTTCATCCGGCCGAAAGATCAACCAACCCCGTCAGTGGGAGAACTCGGGCACCAACTGCTTATGTGGGCTTGGCTCGGCGTACTGGTCGACCTGTTCTACCGCCTGCAGACCCATCTCTTCGGGGAACAGGTGAACTGGCAATCCCTGCTGATCAAAACAAGCTTTGATCAGCTCGTCTTCACCCCTCTGGTCACGATCCCGCTCATCGTCTCCTGGTTCATGCTCCGCGAGGTTCACTACAATCCGGCAGCCTTTATCAAGCAGCTGCATCCAGGCAATGTAGGGCGCCGCCTGCTGCCGGTCTGGGCCACTTCACTCATTTTTTGGCCCGTCACCCTGATGATCGTGTACGCCCTGCCCCCGGTTCTACAGTTTCCGCTCTACCTTTTCGCGAATGCCGCCTTCAGCATCTTGATGATCTTCATCCTGCGACGCCCGGAACTCACGGAAGACTCAGCCGGGCAGCAGGCAGCGGAGGCAGGACCGGACGCATTCCAAGCCCCCTCAGAAGAGCTCAGGTAAGCGGAATCCCACGCGCGCAGATACGGATTCGGGGATTGACCTGCGCGCACGATCTCATACACTCAAATTGTTCGC encodes the following:
- a CDS encoding pyrophosphate--fructose-6-phosphate 1-phosphotransferase, whose product is MAETKPVQKVAILTAGGLAPCLSSAIGGLIERYTELHPDIEIICYRGGYKGLLQGDSIKVTAEIRANAATLHKHGGSPIGNSRVKLTNVKDCVKRGLVKEGENPLTVAANQLTKDGVDVLHTIGGDDTNTTAADLAAYLAENDYALTVVGLPKTIDNDVFPIAQSLGAWTAAEEGAKYFENVVAEHNANPRMLIIHEVMGRNCGWLTAATAKAYRDRLDALDWADGVGLTAMRKDVHAIFIPEMDVDIKAEAARLKAVMDEHDNVNIFISEGAGVETIIKEMEAAGEEVPRDAFGHVKLDAVNPGKWFGEQFAAMLDAEKVLVQKSGYFARAAAANADDLRLIKSCTDLAVDCAIARDSGVIGHDEDNRGILRAIEFPRIAGGKPFNIDTPWFEELLEAIGQPKGANIAKAGH